In Bacteroidota bacterium, a single genomic region encodes these proteins:
- a CDS encoding glycosyl hydrolase, giving the protein MKKFLLLSLICFVSLFAHAQNAKNASAANTRYTYDSVLYENLKYRLVGPFRGGRSAAVCGDFKRKNVFYFGATGGGVWKTQDGGSNWKNISDKYFGGSIGSVVIAPSDASILYVGTGENTLRGNVSEGNGMWKTEDGGRTWKNIGLKDSRHITRIVIHPKNPDMVWAACTGHLFGPSQERGVYKTTDGGKTWRRVLFSNENAGAIDLIADPTNPAILYASTWRVRRTPYSLESGGEGSALWKSIDGGENWKVISRNKGLPKDTIGIIGITVSPSNPDKLYAIIESRTGGVFASADGGETWTKTSESSEVRQRSWYFSKIFCDPKNENTVYICNVGFHRSKDGGKTFTQINTPHGDHHDFWIDPEDSQRMIVADDGGAQISFDGGNYWSTYHNQPTSQFYRVSTDTHFPYRILGAQQDNSTVRIMSRTYAGSITENDWSSTAGFESGFVVADPLNPDVVYGGNYGGYISRLDHKTGENRTVSVWPESPIGSGADALKYRFQWNFPIFFSPHNPKRIYACGNVLFKSENEGASWEAISPDLTTNDKSKQAASGGIITKDNTSVEYYCTLFAAAESHLEKDLLWVGSDDGLVNVSKDAGQHWENVTPKGIPAWMMWNSIEIDPYKKGAAYLVGTRYKLDDYTPYLFKTEDYGKSWKKITNGIASNHFTRVLRADNVRSGLLYCGTEFGMYISFDDGATWKSFQQNLPLVSITDLTLKENDLIVATQGRSFWVLDDLSALQQMSSGITAKNIFAFTPRAVYRTDGYVNANPGNAGINPPNGLVLDYFLKDFSDTAFLKIALYDKESKLIRSFNTKADKEEKMEAKKGMNRFVWDLYYPPAEKIEDMILWSGSIGGPKAAPGNYSAVIKSRTDSVRINFTVVADPNYKISQSEYEAQFKFLLKTRDKFSETQKGIKQIREFRQQINGLNARLAKDSTLKAVKSTGDSIVKKLTRIEETLYQTKVKSGQDVLNYPIRLNDKLSAVYDAANSGYMAPSKQVQEVYEVLASQIDAELAKLKVIKEIDVKKLNALLKEKDVPFIYLK; this is encoded by the coding sequence ATGAAGAAATTCTTGTTGCTTTCCTTAATTTGTTTTGTTTCGTTGTTTGCTCATGCACAAAACGCTAAAAATGCAAGCGCTGCAAATACACGCTATACCTACGACTCGGTATTGTATGAAAATTTAAAATACCGATTGGTGGGCCCCTTTCGAGGTGGAAGAAGCGCCGCAGTGTGTGGTGATTTTAAGCGCAAAAATGTATTTTATTTTGGAGCTACCGGCGGTGGTGTTTGGAAAACACAGGATGGTGGAAGTAACTGGAAAAATATCAGTGATAAATATTTTGGTGGTAGCATAGGTAGTGTTGTCATTGCTCCTAGCGATGCTTCTATCTTATATGTGGGTACCGGTGAAAACACCTTGCGTGGAAATGTGAGCGAAGGCAACGGTATGTGGAAGACGGAGGACGGCGGAAGAACTTGGAAAAATATAGGGTTAAAAGATTCGCGCCACATTACTCGTATTGTTATTCATCCTAAAAATCCAGACATGGTATGGGCAGCTTGCACCGGGCATCTCTTTGGACCTTCACAAGAGAGAGGTGTTTACAAAACAACGGATGGAGGAAAAACATGGAGACGCGTGTTGTTTAGCAACGAAAATGCCGGTGCAATAGATTTGATTGCTGATCCAACAAATCCTGCCATCCTTTATGCGAGCACCTGGCGCGTTCGGCGCACACCCTACAGTTTGGAAAGTGGTGGCGAAGGTAGCGCGCTCTGGAAGAGTATTGACGGGGGTGAAAACTGGAAAGTTATTTCTCGCAACAAAGGTCTTCCCAAAGATACTATTGGAATTATTGGAATAACAGTTTCTCCATCAAATCCCGATAAATTATATGCCATTATAGAGTCGCGTACAGGTGGTGTTTTTGCTTCCGCGGATGGGGGCGAAACTTGGACAAAGACTTCGGAAAGCAGCGAAGTGCGTCAACGTTCTTGGTATTTCAGCAAAATATTTTGTGATCCCAAAAATGAAAATACTGTATACATCTGCAACGTAGGCTTTCATCGCTCTAAGGATGGCGGTAAAACATTTACACAAATCAATACACCCCATGGAGATCACCACGATTTTTGGATTGATCCTGAAGATTCCCAACGCATGATTGTTGCGGATGATGGGGGTGCGCAAATTAGCTTTGATGGTGGAAATTACTGGAGTACTTATCACAATCAACCCACCTCGCAATTTTACAGAGTAAGCACCGATACACATTTCCCATACCGAATTCTTGGTGCACAACAAGATAATTCTACCGTGCGCATTATGAGTCGAACTTATGCGGGTTCCATTACCGAAAATGATTGGTCCTCTACAGCAGGATTTGAATCAGGTTTTGTAGTTGCCGACCCACTTAATCCGGATGTAGTGTATGGTGGAAATTATGGCGGCTATATTTCTCGTTTGGATCATAAAACGGGCGAAAACAGAACCGTGAGTGTTTGGCCCGAAAGCCCCATTGGTAGTGGTGCCGATGCGCTTAAATACCGTTTTCAATGGAATTTTCCAATCTTCTTTTCGCCGCACAACCCAAAGCGAATTTATGCCTGTGGCAATGTGCTGTTTAAATCCGAAAATGAAGGCGCCAGTTGGGAAGCAATTAGCCCTGACTTAACTACAAACGACAAAAGTAAGCAAGCTGCGAGCGGGGGAATCATTACTAAAGACAATACCAGTGTGGAATATTATTGTACTCTTTTTGCAGCGGCTGAATCACATTTAGAAAAGGATTTACTTTGGGTGGGAAGTGATGACGGTTTGGTAAATGTTTCAAAAGATGCTGGACAACATTGGGAAAATGTTACTCCAAAAGGTATTCCTGCCTGGATGATGTGGAACAGCATTGAAATTGATCCTTATAAAAAAGGCGCAGCTTACCTTGTCGGGACGCGCTACAAATTAGACGATTACACACCTTATTTGTTTAAAACCGAAGACTACGGAAAGAGCTGGAAAAAAATAACAAACGGAATTGCTTCCAATCATTTTACCAGAGTGCTAAGAGCGGATAACGTGCGTAGTGGTTTGCTTTATTGCGGTACTGAATTCGGAATGTATATATCGTTTGATGATGGCGCTACATGGAAATCTTTTCAGCAAAATTTGCCCTTGGTTTCCATCACCGATTTAACCCTAAAAGAAAACGATCTGATAGTGGCTACACAAGGAAGATCATTTTGGGTACTAGATGATTTGAGTGCCTTACAGCAAATGTCAAGCGGAATAACTGCTAAAAATATATTCGCATTCACTCCGCGCGCTGTTTATCGCACGGATGGATATGTAAATGCTAACCCCGGTAATGCCGGAATCAATCCACCCAACGGTTTAGTGCTGGATTATTTTTTGAAGGATTTTTCAGATACTGCTTTTCTTAAAATTGCGTTATACGATAAGGAATCAAAACTAATCCGAAGCTTTAATACAAAAGCTGATAAGGAAGAAAAAATGGAAGCGAAAAAGGGGATGAATCGCTTTGTTTGGGATTTGTACTATCCTCCTGCTGAAAAAATTGAGGATATGATTTTATGGTCAGGTTCAATAGGTGGACCAAAAGCGGCTCCCGGGAATTATTCTGCAGTTATTAAAAGTAGAACCGACTCCGTGCGTATTAACTTTACGGTAGTAGCGGATCCCAATTATAAAATTTCGCAAAGCGAGTATGAAGCACAATTTAAATTTCTCTTAAAGACCCGCGATAAATTTTCGGAAACGCAAAAGGGAATAAAACAGATTCGCGAATTTCGTCAACAAATTAATGGGCTAAACGCCAGACTGGCTAAGGATTCTACGCTTAAGGCAGTAAAAAGTACCGGCGATAGCATCGTTAAAAAATTAACCCGTATCGAAGAAACCTTATATCAAACAAAAGTAAAAAGTGGTCAAGATGTGTTGAATTATCCCATACGCTTAAACGATAAATTATCGGCTGTATACGATGCCGCAAACAGCGGGTATATGGCACCAAGTAAGCAAGTGCAAGAAGTGTATGAAGTGCTTGCATCACAAATTGATGCGGAGTTAGCTAAGCTAAAAGTGATTAAGGAAATAGATGTGAAAAAATTAAACGCACTCTTAAAAGAGAAAGATGTGCCGTTTATTTATTTAAAATAA
- a CDS encoding PKD domain-containing protein yields the protein MRGVILRFFSVVFLLCFASKAYSSHIVGGVLTYKNIGNDTYEISLTIFRDCFGNPGATFDDPAHIGIFDINDVFIDSIQLALPPFDTLAPSINSTCFTPPASICYQRAQYFGIKVLPPIPGGYQLAYQRCCRNNTIQNITTPGQVGATYYASIPSSTITTQNSNPVFKNLPPLFLCLNYPYTFDHSALDFEGDSMVYSLYTPLDGASASAPVPIPTLSPPYFPLTFNPPYTLANVMGGVPLSINPQTGSLTVTPNTQGQFVVGVQVSEYRNGVYLGATKRDVQFNVVACPNFIVSEIVIPIPSLQAIVVCGGNTVQFNNNSFGAVNYKWNFGDPNTQADTSTVFQPSYTYPGPGSYPTYLVAYSNNAACNDTCFATVNIYPQMTANFTTQNTTCSMSVNFSDGSVFPGHPINNWLWNFGDGTTSTQQNPSHTYTTAGTYTVTLSASSVLGCSATHAQTITVASVPAVTVSASATICQFDSTQLSASGGISYTWAPAASLSNANSATPTASPTSTTIYTVTAKVLNSLGDTCLVSKLVSVNVTLLAKSAFQANPVICGTKNLSFINTSIGGQSYLWNFGDNGSAANTSVAVNPVHVFSDTGTFQISLIAFNQANQSGCKDTSSLTIHIYPPLIAGFDYDVESCSNTVSFHDSTADAFTAPSTWQWSFGDGQTSTLKNPVHTYAFFGNFTATLIASTWAGCSDTISLPVNLTKLAAAVGPNDTSLCDANPVQIFAFGGVAYNWTPANGLSSDTVSNPIVTIDSTTTYNVAITAIAADGDTCVITKTVTVFVPYSQLPQLAASTDEDTLFAGQSTLLHATPVQNDFNYLWSPSSSLNSAIIANPTATPPETITYLVVMTDSFECKREANVTVHVIQLSCAESEVFVPNAFTPNNDGDNDIFYVRGNQIKELYFIVYNRWGEKVFESNDPKSGWNGFYKGAIAEPAVYAYYARIICLNNDELIKQGNVSLLR from the coding sequence ATGCGTGGGGTTATTTTAAGATTTTTTAGTGTTGTTTTTCTTTTATGTTTTGCTTCAAAGGCTTACTCCTCGCATATTGTAGGAGGTGTGCTTACGTATAAGAACATAGGAAACGATACCTACGAAATTAGTCTCACCATTTTTCGTGATTGCTTTGGTAATCCGGGTGCAACTTTTGATGATCCCGCTCACATTGGTATTTTCGACATTAACGATGTTTTTATTGACAGCATTCAGTTGGCTTTGCCTCCATTTGATACCCTTGCTCCATCCATTAATAGTACCTGCTTTACACCACCTGCCAGCATTTGTTATCAGCGGGCGCAATATTTTGGAATTAAAGTTTTACCACCTATTCCCGGTGGCTATCAATTAGCGTATCAACGTTGTTGCCGAAACAATACCATTCAAAATATTACCACTCCCGGGCAAGTGGGAGCCACTTATTATGCCAGCATTCCAAGCAGTACAATAACTACTCAAAATTCGAATCCTGTATTTAAAAATTTGCCACCTTTGTTTTTGTGTTTGAATTACCCTTACACCTTTGATCATTCTGCACTTGATTTTGAGGGCGATTCGATGGTGTATAGCCTATACACTCCATTGGATGGTGCAAGTGCCAGCGCTCCTGTTCCCATTCCAACACTATCACCTCCCTATTTTCCTCTCACTTTTAATCCTCCTTACACCCTTGCCAATGTAATGGGAGGTGTTCCGCTATCAATTAATCCTCAAACGGGTTCATTAACCGTAACGCCTAATACACAAGGTCAATTTGTAGTGGGTGTACAAGTATCGGAATACCGAAATGGGGTGTATTTAGGAGCTACCAAACGCGATGTGCAATTTAATGTGGTGGCTTGCCCGAATTTTATTGTTTCTGAAATTGTAATTCCCATTCCTTCCCTTCAGGCGATTGTAGTGTGCGGTGGCAATACTGTTCAATTTAACAACAACAGTTTTGGAGCGGTAAATTACAAGTGGAATTTTGGCGACCCAAATACACAAGCTGATACATCCACAGTCTTTCAGCCCAGTTACACTTATCCGGGACCCGGTTCCTATCCTACTTACCTTGTAGCGTATAGCAACAATGCAGCGTGTAATGATACCTGCTTTGCAACGGTAAATATTTATCCTCAAATGACTGCAAACTTTACTACTCAAAATACGACTTGTAGCATGAGTGTAAACTTTTCTGATGGTTCGGTATTTCCCGGACATCCGATTAACAACTGGCTTTGGAATTTTGGAGACGGCACTACTTCTACTCAACAAAACCCATCACATACCTACACTACCGCAGGCACTTATACTGTAACCCTCTCTGCTTCATCTGTGCTGGGATGTTCGGCAACACATGCCCAAACCATTACTGTAGCTAGTGTTCCTGCTGTTACTGTAAGCGCTTCGGCTACCATTTGCCAATTTGATAGTACTCAGCTTTCGGCAAGTGGTGGAATAAGTTATACTTGGGCTCCGGCAGCGTCATTAAGCAATGCCAACAGTGCAACACCAACTGCATCGCCAACTTCCACCACTATTTACACGGTTACTGCAAAAGTTTTGAATAGTTTAGGCGACACCTGTCTGGTTTCAAAACTGGTAAGCGTTAATGTTACGCTTTTAGCAAAATCAGCCTTTCAGGCAAATCCGGTAATTTGTGGCACTAAAAATTTAAGTTTTATAAATACCTCTATCGGTGGTCAAAGTTATTTGTGGAACTTTGGAGATAACGGCTCTGCCGCGAATACTTCTGTTGCGGTGAATCCTGTTCACGTTTTTTCGGATACCGGCACTTTTCAAATTTCGCTCATTGCCTTTAATCAAGCCAATCAGAGTGGGTGCAAAGATACTTCCAGCTTGACTATTCATATTTATCCACCACTTATTGCGGGATTTGATTACGATGTGGAAAGTTGCAGCAATACAGTGAGTTTTCATGATTCAACAGCCGATGCTTTTACCGCTCCAAGCACCTGGCAGTGGAGCTTTGGGGATGGCCAAACATCGACTTTGAAAAACCCTGTGCATACTTATGCTTTTTTCGGGAACTTCACTGCTACCCTTATTGCCAGTACTTGGGCAGGTTGCAGCGATACGATAAGTTTACCGGTGAACCTCACCAAACTGGCCGCTGCGGTTGGACCAAATGATACTTCACTTTGTGACGCAAATCCCGTTCAAATTTTTGCTTTTGGAGGAGTTGCCTATAACTGGACCCCGGCAAACGGATTAAGTAGTGATACTGTTTCAAATCCAATTGTTACAATAGATAGCACTACCACCTATAACGTTGCTATTACTGCAATTGCAGCGGATGGCGACACATGTGTAATAACTAAAACCGTTACTGTGTTTGTACCTTATTCACAACTGCCCCAATTAGCAGCCAGCACGGATGAAGATACTTTATTTGCCGGGCAAAGCACACTCCTTCATGCTACTCCTGTTCAAAATGATTTTAATTATTTGTGGAGTCCATCCTCCTCTTTGAATTCGGCTATTATTGCGAATCCTACTGCCACACCTCCTGAAACAATTACCTATTTAGTTGTGATGACAGATTCGTTTGAATGTAAACGAGAGGCCAATGTAACGGTGCATGTAATTCAATTGAGTTGTGCCGAAAGCGAAGTATTTGTGCCCAATGCCTTTACTCCAAACAATGATGGCGACAACGATATTTTTTACGTTCGCGGGAATCAGATTAAGGAATTATATTTTATCGTTTACAACCGCTGGGGCGAGAAAGTATTTGAAAGCAATGATCCTAAATCAGGATGGAATGGATTTTACAAAGGTGCGATCGCAGAACCTGCTGTATATGCTTATTATGCACGTATTATTTGCCTCAATAACGATGAATTGATAAAACAAGGAAATGTTAGTTTGTTGCGGTAA
- a CDS encoding HAMP domain-containing histidine kinase produces the protein MSIYQRKQSWKIWLVAVALLIVVVSLWYTNILANKIALEERTKVKLWAEAIQKKANLVKYTNSLFDRLKTEERKKVELWAEGSKKLANPNLDVGDLSFIFEVIKNNESVPVILTDEHNKIISSRNLDSAKANDENYLAEQIKLMSALQPPIEIKLSGNKKNYLYYKDSKLFSELKIVLDDLIKSFISEVVINSASVPVLYTDQKQQQIIYYGNIDTSQISSPENVKKLITNMAAANTPLAVELGNGEKNYIFYKDSFLLTQLKYYPFVQFGIIGLFMIIAYTLFSTARKAEQNQVWVGMAKETAHQLGTPLSSLIAWIELLKARGLSEESVEIEKDVHRLETITERFSKIGSQPVLKKENLIDTLQESMNYMKTRTSKKVMFTLSGSKEIYAPISVPLFEWVIENLLRNAVDAMEGTGAINITVSDQVQFAYIDISDTGKGIPKSQYKTIFEPGFTTKKRGWGLGLSLTQRIIENYHDGKIFVKSSELERGTTFRIVLRK, from the coding sequence ATGAGTATTTACCAGAGAAAGCAGAGTTGGAAAATTTGGTTGGTTGCTGTAGCCCTACTAATTGTAGTGGTTTCGTTGTGGTACACGAATATCTTAGCAAATAAAATAGCTTTAGAAGAGCGCACAAAAGTGAAGTTGTGGGCCGAAGCCATTCAAAAAAAAGCCAACTTAGTAAAGTATACCAATAGTTTATTTGACCGACTTAAAACTGAAGAACGCAAGAAGGTTGAATTATGGGCAGAGGGAAGTAAAAAATTGGCCAATCCTAATTTGGATGTAGGGGATTTGAGTTTTATTTTTGAGGTAATTAAAAACAACGAATCGGTGCCGGTAATACTAACCGATGAGCACAATAAAATTATTTCTTCCCGAAATTTAGATTCGGCGAAAGCCAATGATGAAAACTATTTGGCGGAACAAATAAAATTGATGAGTGCACTGCAGCCTCCAATCGAAATAAAACTTTCCGGAAATAAAAAAAACTATCTCTATTACAAGGACTCAAAGCTCTTTTCGGAATTAAAAATCGTATTGGATGATTTGATAAAATCGTTTATTTCAGAAGTGGTAATAAATTCAGCATCGGTTCCTGTGCTGTATACCGATCAAAAACAACAGCAAATAATTTACTACGGCAACATCGATACGAGTCAAATTAGCTCTCCCGAAAATGTAAAAAAACTAATAACTAACATGGCTGCAGCAAACACACCGCTTGCAGTAGAATTGGGAAATGGTGAAAAGAATTATATTTTTTACAAGGATTCTTTTTTGCTTACACAGTTAAAATATTATCCTTTTGTGCAATTTGGAATTATTGGTTTGTTTATGATTATTGCCTATACCCTTTTTAGCACCGCACGAAAAGCCGAGCAGAATCAGGTTTGGGTAGGAATGGCGAAAGAAACCGCACATCAGTTGGGCACTCCGCTATCCTCACTTATTGCTTGGATTGAATTATTAAAAGCGAGAGGCTTATCGGAAGAAAGTGTAGAAATTGAAAAAGATGTGCATCGCTTGGAAACCATTACCGAACGCTTTTCAAAAATAGGCTCACAACCGGTTTTGAAAAAAGAGAATTTAATCGACACCTTGCAGGAAAGCATGAACTATATGAAGACACGGACTTCAAAAAAAGTGATGTTTACACTCTCCGGATCAAAAGAAATTTATGCGCCAATTAGTGTACCGTTATTCGAATGGGTTATTGAAAACTTGTTGCGCAACGCAGTGGATGCAATGGAGGGCACAGGCGCAATAAACATTACGGTTTCAGATCAGGTGCAGTTTGCCTATATTGATATCAGTGATACCGGAAAAGGAATTCCAAAATCGCAATACAAAACCATTTTTGAACCCGGATTTACAACCAAGAAAAGAGGCTGGGGATTGGGCCTATCGCTTACGCAGCGCATCATCGAAAATTATCACGATGGGAAAATTTTTGTGAAGAGTTCAGAATTGGAACGGGGAACTACTTTTAGGATTGTGTTGAGGAAGTGA
- a CDS encoding insulinase family protein gives MKKIILLGTCLIASLSILTAQPKLIERVSKQGNEVVIPYEKYVLPNGLTIVLHEDHSDPAVYVDVTYHVGSAREEIGRSGFAHFFEHMMFQGSDHVGDDQHFKIVSEAGGNLNGTTNSDRTNYFETMPSNQLEIALWLEADRMGFLLDAVTQKKFEIQRSTVKNERGQNYDNRPYGLVNEKLYQAMYPYGHPYSWSTIGYLADLDRVDVTDLKQFFLRWYGPNNATLTVAGDVKPAEVLKLAEKYFGSIPQCPAVKNQVPVEVKLDKDRYISYEDNIKFPLIVLAYPTIPARHADEAALDILAEVFGQSKNSVIYQNLVKTQKTVQSSAEHGCRELSGSFEVSGVASPGNSLADIEKIIRSSMEEFEKKGVSDEDLKRFKASYESNTINGLNSVRGKGAQLAFYQTFTGNPNFIKDDMARYLKVTKEDVMRVYKQYVKNKPAVILSVYPKGKADMKAHADNFTPPVINPNDADHAEYKGLVYKKAVDTFDRSKKPLAGDNPVVKVPELWQETFGNGLKIIGSQSDEIPSVTLQLTIEAGHRLEEKSKSGIAQIMGDIMKESTQNHTAEQMEDALAKLGSSIDIASGANELTVTISSLTKNLDETLKLAEEILFRPKFDKEDFDLVKTQKLQAIANQVTQPVVVANNVFNKLLYGDNSIMSIPAGGTTASVTSISLEDLKAYYEKNFSPNISSLVVVGDISKDAVVKKLDFLKNWKSKNVVLPKEDPIPTVDKTKIYLINKDKAAQSEIRIGYMSMPYDATGDFYKSNLMNFTLGGAFNSRINMNLREDKGYTYGARSSYNGGKYTGPFIAAAGVRADATDSSMVEFIKEINNYSAAGITDEELAFTKNSIGLSDALKYETPAQKAVFLKRISDYNLSADFVDKQNNILKDISKDEINRLAKDKLPMEKMVITVVGDKKLVYDGLSKLGYEIIEMDADGKVLNDKNNQPLYPGDKK, from the coding sequence ATGAAAAAAATAATCCTGTTAGGCACTTGCTTAATTGCCTCCTTATCCATTCTTACTGCCCAACCTAAACTTATCGAAAGGGTTTCCAAGCAAGGAAATGAAGTTGTTATTCCATATGAAAAATATGTCTTGCCGAATGGGCTCACCATTGTTTTACACGAAGACCATTCCGACCCGGCAGTATATGTTGATGTTACCTATCACGTAGGTTCAGCACGCGAAGAAATTGGTCGCTCCGGATTTGCGCATTTCTTCGAACACATGATGTTTCAAGGTTCCGACCACGTGGGCGATGATCAACATTTTAAAATTGTATCGGAAGCAGGTGGTAACTTGAACGGAACCACAAACAGTGATCGCACCAATTATTTCGAAACCATGCCGAGCAATCAACTCGAAATTGCATTATGGTTGGAGGCCGACCGAATGGGCTTTTTACTGGATGCGGTAACACAAAAGAAATTTGAAATTCAACGCTCCACTGTTAAAAACGAACGTGGGCAAAATTATGATAATCGTCCCTATGGATTGGTTAATGAAAAACTGTATCAAGCCATGTATCCATACGGACATCCTTATTCCTGGTCAACCATTGGCTATTTAGCGGATTTGGATCGGGTAGATGTAACCGATTTAAAGCAATTTTTCCTTCGCTGGTACGGCCCTAACAATGCAACCTTAACCGTTGCCGGGGATGTTAAACCGGCTGAAGTGTTGAAATTGGCCGAAAAATATTTTGGTAGTATACCACAATGCCCTGCTGTAAAAAATCAAGTTCCGGTAGAGGTAAAATTGGATAAAGACAGATACATTTCGTACGAGGATAATATTAAATTTCCACTCATTGTGTTAGCCTATCCAACCATTCCGGCGCGTCATGCGGATGAAGCTGCATTGGATATTTTAGCAGAAGTATTTGGACAAAGTAAAAATTCGGTCATCTATCAAAACCTTGTAAAAACGCAAAAAACGGTGCAATCAAGTGCTGAACATGGATGCCGCGAATTATCAGGTAGTTTTGAAGTGAGTGGAGTGGCCTCGCCGGGTAATTCACTTGCAGATATCGAAAAAATAATTCGAAGTTCTATGGAAGAATTCGAAAAGAAGGGCGTTTCTGACGAAGATTTAAAACGCTTTAAAGCAAGCTATGAATCAAATACCATTAACGGCTTAAATAGTGTGCGTGGTAAGGGTGCGCAGCTTGCCTTTTACCAAACCTTTACCGGAAATCCTAATTTTATTAAAGACGATATGGCGCGTTACCTTAAAGTAACTAAAGAGGACGTGATGCGTGTATACAAACAATATGTAAAAAATAAACCTGCTGTAATATTAAGTGTATATCCAAAAGGGAAAGCCGATATGAAAGCACATGCCGATAATTTTACACCGCCAGTAATTAATCCCAATGACGCTGATCACGCAGAATACAAAGGTCTAGTGTATAAAAAAGCAGTGGATACTTTCGACCGCAGCAAAAAGCCGCTTGCTGGAGACAATCCGGTTGTAAAAGTTCCTGAATTGTGGCAAGAAACCTTTGGCAATGGACTTAAAATAATTGGCAGCCAAAGTGACGAAATTCCTTCTGTAACATTGCAGTTAACTATTGAAGCGGGGCACCGTTTGGAGGAAAAATCAAAATCAGGTATTGCGCAAATTATGGGTGATATTATGAAAGAGTCTACTCAAAATCATACCGCCGAACAAATGGAAGATGCGCTTGCAAAATTAGGAAGCAGCATTGACATTGCTTCGGGCGCAAATGAATTAACGGTTACCATTTCTTCCTTGACCAAAAATTTGGATGAAACGTTAAAACTCGCTGAAGAGATTTTATTCCGCCCAAAATTTGACAAGGAAGATTTTGATTTGGTGAAAACGCAAAAGCTTCAAGCAATAGCCAATCAAGTAACCCAACCGGTTGTAGTGGCCAACAATGTATTTAATAAATTGCTTTATGGTGATAACAGTATCATGTCGATACCGGCCGGTGGTACAACTGCATCGGTTACTTCCATTAGCCTCGAAGATTTAAAAGCGTATTACGAGAAAAATTTCTCACCCAATATTTCCAGCCTGGTTGTAGTGGGTGATATTAGTAAAGATGCAGTGGTTAAAAAATTGGATTTTCTAAAAAATTGGAAATCCAAAAACGTTGTTTTGCCAAAGGAGGATCCAATTCCTACAGTTGATAAAACAAAAATTTACCTCATCAATAAAGACAAAGCTGCACAGTCGGAAATACGAATCGGATACATGAGCATGCCTTATGATGCAACTGGCGATTTTTACAAATCTAACCTTATGAATTTCACATTAGGAGGTGCTTTCAACAGTCGTATCAACATGAATTTAAGAGAGGACAAAGGCTATACCTATGGCGCACGCTCAAGCTATAATGGCGGCAAATACACTGGGCCATTTATTGCAGCTGCAGGAGTAAGGGCCGATGCAACTGACAGCTCCATGGTGGAATTTATAAAGGAAATAAATAATTATTCAGCAGCCGGAATTACCGATGAGGAATTAGCATTTACCAAAAATTCAATTGGATTATCGGATGCATTAAAATACGAAACACCTGCTCAAAAAGCAGTGTTTTTAAAACGCATTTCCGATTATAACTTAAGTGCAGACTTTGTGGATAAGCAAAATAATATCCTGAAAGACATTAGCAAAGATGAGATTAACCGACTTGCAAAAGATAAACTTCCAATGGAGAAAATGGTTATCACTGTGGTGGGAGACAAAAAATTGGTGTACGATGGCTTATCTAAATTGGGATATGAAATCATTGAAATGGATGCCGATGGAAAAGTGCTCAACGATAAAAACAATCAACCCTTATATCCCGGCGATAAAAAGTAA
- a CDS encoding GIY-YIG nuclease family protein, whose translation MLKYYFTYILECADKSYYTGITNDIDRRIAEHNEGENPSAYTYSRRPVKLVYLEQFFDPSTAIELEKQIKGWSRKKKDALIANNWDKLKELSVCKNETSYMNYKKNKKMSS comes from the coding sequence ATGTTAAAGTACTATTTTACATACATTTTGGAATGTGCGGATAAAAGCTACTATACTGGAATAACAAATGATATAGACAGAAGAATTGCTGAACATAATGAAGGTGAAAACCCTAGTGCATATACTTATTCGAGAAGGCCTGTAAAATTAGTATACTTAGAACAGTTTTTTGACCCTAGCACAGCCATTGAATTGGAAAAACAAATAAAAGGTTGGTCAAGAAAAAAGAAAGATGCATTAATTGCAAACAATTGGGATAAATTAAAAGAGCTTTCTGTTTGTAAGAATGAAACAAGTTATATGAATTATAAAAAAAATAAAAAAATGTCCTCCTGA